The Arabidopsis thaliana chromosome 5, partial sequence genomic interval GCTAACGATGGTTCTGTAGAGAGCTTGGTAGCCTCATGGAAACGTTGCATTACTGGTGTGGGTCAGGGATTTGAAAGTGTTGTTGAATTTCGTGATGCACTGCAGAAATATGCAGTTGCTTGTCGTTTTGGGTACAGATTAAGGAAGAATGAATCAAATCGTGCATGTGGTGTTTGTTTAGTTGGAGGTTGTCCTTGGAAGATTTATGCATCATGGGTACCATCTGAAAGTGTGTTTAGgataaaaaagtttaatagAAGGCATACGTGTGGGGGAGAATCTTGGAAATCTGCTCATCCCAAAAAGAACTGGGTAGTGGGTATCATCAAGGAGAGGTTGCAGGAGAACCCAAATCAGAAGACTAAGAACATTGCTGACTctttttttcaagattttggTATTGAGCTCAGTTATTGCACTATAAGACGAGGCATTGATGAAGCTAAAGGAGGACTTCATACATCATTCAAAGAGGCATATAAGTATTTGCCTCATTTTGTGAATAAGGTAGTTGAGGCAAACCCTGGAAGTATGGTGAATCTGGTGGTTGGTGAGGACAGAAGATTTCAGCGGCTTTTTCTGTCTTTCCAATCTTGTATACATGGCTTTCAAACTGGTTGCCGGCCGCTTCTTTTCCTTGATGCCATTCCATTTAAGTCTAGGTATCATGAGATTTTGTTAACAGCTTCTGCCTTGGATGGAGATGATTGCGTGCTTCCAGTGGCATTAGCCCTTGTCGATGTGGAAACTGATGAAACGTGGCGTTGGTTTCTGGAACAATTAAAGGTAGCTTTGTCCAGTTTACGGCCTCTTACCTTTGTCTCCGACCGAGAGAAAGGACTAGTGACTTCTGTGTTGGAGATTTTCGAGAATGCCCATCATGGTTATTCTATTCATTACTTGATGGAGGATTTTATGAGAAGCCTGAGAGGTCCGTTTCTTGGAGATGGGAAACCATCGTTAACATACTATTTACTGGCTGCAGCACGTGCTGATCGACTTGATGGGTTTAAGGTTTACACTGAGCAAATAAGACGAGTGTCTCCTAGAGCTTATGATTGGGTAATGCAGATTGAATCAAAGCATTGGGCCTGTGCCTTGTTTGAAGGTGAACCGTACAGCCATATTACGTCAGATGTGGCAGAGATCTACTCGAAGTGGATTGAAGAAATTCAGGAAACTTCCATCGTCCAGAAACTTGTGGCATTTGTGAATAAAATTGTGGAGTTGGTAAACAGTAGCCAAGAGAAGTCAAAACCGTGGTTCAGCCAACTTGTGCCATCTAAGGAGGAAAGTCTAGTGGAAGAATGCAAGAAAGCAGGCTCgctaaaagttttcttttgttcagaCACGCTTTTTGAGGTTCATGATGGGTCTGTTCAGCTTGTGGACATCAGTAACCAAACCTGCAGCTGTTTCGGATGGAAGCCCACAGGCCTTCCTTGCCAGCACGCGATTGCTGTGTTAAAcacaaaaggaagaaatctGTATGACTATTGTTCAAGTTTCTTTACGGTTGATAGTTACCGTTTAACGTATTCAGTAGCTCTAGGAGCAGTTGCGATTGATTTAGCTTTGGTGGAGAATGAAGGCAGCGGCAAGGAAGAGGATGAACAAGTACTTCCACCTCTATTTTCCCGAGTTCAGGGAGTGgaaaagagaatcaaagacCGGAAAAGAGGACGATCTGTATGCTGTACAAAGTGTGGAGGAGTAGGACATAACAAGGCTACTTGTAAGGATGATTGATCATCGACAGCCTCCATCTTCTCACTACATTTGTACAGAGGTTTGTACTTTCCTTCATAGATTTTGTTGGAACCGCAATAACATTCAGGCAGTAtcgctctctctctatctttgtcttagtgtataaattaataaactcAGAAAGTGTTCTGCTTTGTGGTTAAGTATTGCTTTGGATACAATACTATTTTCTGGTCTTTCTAACAATCCTTTTTCCTTTCATCTCTCTGAATCAGTTTTGTGCAAAACCTCAGTCTCTAGCTAGCATCTGTTTTTGTACATTAGATTAATAGCAAAATGAATCAAGTAAAGAGTTGAGGTAAAGATGAGGTTACATGAATACTCATTACCCTCTTTGCTCTAGTTGTGACATTTGTGCACATAAATTGAAGCTCTGGATGAGCACAAATGTATATCGTTTTCAATTGAAGATCCATGGGCATATCTTGAAGAGCTAGAAGATCTAAAGTCTATTTAAACCATTTGAAGCTCACACGTAGCAAACGTCATAACCTTAATACTCGGGCTCTGCCGACGAATACGAGACAGTTATAAGTTATTGCTTATCATTCTCGTGAAAATGGGTGACTCGCCATAAACACAACATACACACTTAAAGATGGTGATGTACCGGGACATGCAGCATAAGATAAGTCACTATAAGAACAATATACACACTCAGCTTTTCAACATGGTACCTAAACCTAGGCAGCAATTGAtgtatcaaaatatatgaaatgatGCTTTCCAATGTACTAAGTGCAACTCATCCATAAACTGTGATATTACATGAACCGCATATCATTACTCTTGACTCGTAATCGTCAGTGTCCTGGATCGGTGTACAGAGAGCTAGTATCGGAGAAGAGGTAATAATTTTGTTCAATCCGTATTCCACAAAGCCTCTATCTTCCGAAGCAACTGGTCAAATAGCCTTCCCTAACTTATAGGCACACCCCATCCCGTACTAAAGTGAAGAGCGAACAATCGACATATGATTGAACAAACCCAAACCATACAAGAGTCGATGTGAACTAGTCGACCCACTTTAGCTGGATCAGATGTTTGAAACCTCGCAAAgagttttattatatttctttggACAAATCTCCATGTAATAAACACAAATGGACTTCTCAATTCACACCCATGTGAAACAATTCCTTAACACCGTTCTAAGGAATACATTATTCACCAAATCCATAATCCCAGAAGTAGACCTCACTTCATCAAAAGACTGATAAGAATACATAATTCCCTTCATATTCCAGATTGCTGAAAACTTAAGCGGGAAAGAGATTTAACATCAAATTAAGTAATAAGTTCCGAGTTAAAAGAATATCCTCACACACTTTGATACAAAGCATGAGGCAGACTTAGTGAATTAAGTGGCGATCCAGCCACCAACAACACTCCTGATATAATGCTTCTTAAGCTTTCTCCGTCGAATGTTCTTTCCCCTGCGCATTGTATTCACTTAGTACTCCATCTATGCAGTTACTAAGATTACTAACGtgagaaatagaaaacttaCCAGTACTGGTTGTGTAATACAAATTCATCCGTTGCCACTTTCTTCCCATCATCATTGCGGTTCCAGTGGTATATAGCGTGTGTTCGGTTCTTTATATCCAGAGTAGAGTGGCCATAGCTAGCTTCCCGAAATGCAGAATAATCTGGCTGTGGTTCCGTAAACCTGAAACAAAAAGGGCACATTTTCTCATCACCCAATACTAGTAAATAATAACAACTCTACAGCTCTACTACATATGAGACTTTCGCAACTTTTATTATCATTCTGATCAGCTCTGTGGATCTTCATCAGCGGCTTAGCTATAGGTCTTATTATACCTCCTAGCCTAGAACTGCGTGTAGCAGACTAGAGCTGTTGTGAGTTGCTTAAAGAGCAGTTAGCCAGGTCTGGGGTTGTAAGGATATCTCGGCAGATCGTTTTCGGGTGTGTATTTTCTAGGTTGTGGTTAGGCATTTGGTGGAGAGTGTCTCTCCTTAGTCAAGTCTTATAGCGAATTGGAATGAGAAGCAGTTTTATAACATCGTACTTATAACATTCCAAGGCTCACGCTTTTTGTGTTCCAGTAATCTAATTGAATCTGATCATGTTACTAACCTTCCAGCCAGACCTTCTTGATTTCCTCCGTCTCCAACTGTGATATAAACAGGCGCTGACTTATCTGGAACTGGGTAACGATCTCCGCTTGACACGTTATACCGCACATTTGATATTCGGTACTGAgatggagaaacaaaacaaagattttacTAAACAcaatgaaacatatatattctatGCGGAGCTTATGGTAATACGAAAGTACCGATCTCTCGTAGGCATGAACATGCCCAGCAAAGATTACATCAACTTTGTGTTGGACAAACCACTCCTCAAAAGCTGCTCGCATGCTTTCACCCTCCATGAAATGTGCTTCATTACTGTTGTATATTGGGACGTGCATCAAAACAATTAGCCAAGGTGTTTTCTCCCTATCAACTCTTGTAAGCTCTTCACTAAGCCAGTGCCATTGCGGGGTATACTTCACTGTACAACACACAGAAAGAGTCATGCTTAACCACTCATTTGGGTAAATCTTTTACTTATAAGAAAGAGTCATGCTTAACCACTCATTTGGGTAAATCTTTTACTTATAaagtaaagaacaaaaaagttagAAGCAGGGGATGTTGTTGAGCAGTTAAGGTATTACCAAAAGGCGAATAGCTGGAGAGGACAATGATATGAGCAGATGCACGCCTAACAGCGTACCAAAGAGGACTGCTACTTTTTGAGGCTAAGTAAGGCGTAGTGTAACGCTGAAGGTAATTCCTGAAAGGTGTCACCTCCCCCTGTAAATGTTTTACATGTTTGAGAACTCTTAGGAGAAGCAAAAACAGAAGTCAAGCGCACAATCGGAATAGAAATTACAAGTAATAGCTATaatgaatttttcattttcctgtcctatatttaatcatatcaaaattcaTGTAACCAGTTCATTTATATCTTCTAATCTTCAGCATACTTTCTTAAGAACCTTTTCCATTGATCTGTCTGAGAAACTGTTAAAATGCAAAAACCGTAGCAGTTCGAACCACTCACTATTTTAAATTCCATAGGAGTCGAATTTATGCATAACCTATATGTTACTTGGCTAGGTAGAAAGTAAGTATAAGATGAATCAGATATTAACCATGTATGGCATGTAATCTACTTCATGATTTCCTGCAGACCAAAGCCACGGTTGATAAGCGGTACTACGCTCCACAAAACGACCCCAGCTATCCCATCTCACACCAACGTCATTATACTGATATCTATCAGCATAAGAAAGATCTCCAAGAAATAAAACAGCCTGAGCTCCACTCTCCATGTAATGTTCCAACGTGGATAACGAGTTGAATGTCTGACCCATATCGCCTACAATTCGTAAGTAAAACTGAGTTTGGCTAGTACAGAGCTAGAGAAACAAGTCAAGTAACTCTCATTGAAACAATACTACAAACTACCTCTGCAATGAATCTTAAAGCACAGTTGCATTTAGATCAAACTACTAACCTATAATACCAAACTTGTAGGAAGCATCTGGATGTACATGTGGTGGTgtaacaaaccaaaactctCGAGAAGATTCACCGCTTTCAATCTTGTAATAGTATTTTGTATCATgctgataacaaaaaaagaaaatcagcATTTGTATGTAATCTAACcaccaaatataaaatataaactcaGATACCTCAAGGTCAGAGACAAGGCAGTGATGAATAAAGCCAGACTTATACTTGTAAAACGTGTAGTTATGGTAAGTCCCTTGAGCAACAAACTCATATTTCCCCTGAACCGCACCGTAATGTACTTGGCTAGAACCAGGTTCATCAGGTGTAACCCAAGAGATGATAACAGCTTTACCATCATAATCACCTTGAGTTATGTGTACTTGTTGTGGTGCATTATATCCTTTTGGGACTTTGAAAACATGATGATCAAGTGGTATATCAACCGCAGGCCATTCAGATCGAATAAAACTACTTGTGATTCCAGATTCTCCTCTATATAACAACAATACTGAGCTCAAGAACACAGAGATTATCACCAAATGATTCATCACGTCACCAAATCTCGACTCAGTTTTTTTACCTGTAGCCACAAAGAATCGCGAATCTGAATGTTGATTTCAAATCTAGAATGAAGCAAATCTTAAGATACAATCTGAGAAATTCGTTGTGATTTTAAGATCTGAAGAAATCGAGAGAGAGGTTATGGATATTACCTGAGAGATGAAGGAGATGACATTTGGGAGATTATCGTCTCGATGACATTAATAAGCCCGTCGGATATGTATGAATGAGCTATCGAAGAAGGTGACCACATACGTGGAGATTTATGATTGGTTGAGGGAAATGGATTGGGTCTTAAGCATTAAAGTGCATAACGTAACCTTTTAACTAATTTGATATTCTTAGAAATAGTTTGGTGTCAAGAAAAAGTTTGGACTCAAGACTTCCACGATATCGCTGGAGAAAAAGTTTCTAAGAGCATCTACGACgcaaagtttttaatttgatttttaagtttaattatattatatatatatatatatataaaagtaggATATAATACTTcagtttcaaaaatataatagttCATGcggaaaaatataaaagaattgatttggCTATATATGTCACCAAAGAGTAGTTATCTTTTTCGGTCAAAggttttgattcaaaaaagaatttcACAGTTATGAGTGTTTGAACTGGAATAGTTTTATGATGGGTGACCTTCCGATAAATGATTGTCGGAACTATGCGAGTGAGGATAAAGCAAGAGAAAATATCATGTGGTAACAAGTCTTTAAAGCTTCTCGGACGTGGCATACCGACCGTCGGACAGGGGTGTGCTCATGGGGCTGAGAGAGGACGTAGGATCCACATATAGGAACGGTCGGGGCGTTAAATAGGGCTTCACTCTCCTTTTATTAGTCTATTAGAATAGTTATTAGCGTAAGGCGCAGCAAGCCGGCAAAGATATAATGgtgataagaaaaataaattaagaattttagatttattttagtGAATTTAAAAAGTGCCAAACTTATTAcccaaaatatatgaaatatttactGAAATGTTATAGAAAGTTGGAATATTGTTAGAATATCATACATTCTCTAAACAttacttatatattttgtgcAATTGtgtaattaaaattaacactcttgattagttttttttaattaagattttttattattatttataactaaaaatgaTTAATGAAAATTATGATAATCCACCTCATTAAGAGGAACGTTTTGGTTTCCCTCCCTGTTATTGTTTCGCAGCAAATTTACATGTTACGGCTGAATTATAATGCTACACATAAGATGAAAGGTCGCGGAAATCTACATATTACGGCTAAGTTATTAcgaatatacatatttttcataGCCTTGTTCGAGAACATGTAGCTCAGCTTTAACTGATGGCTCAACTCATTCAAACCATAGTCATCGAACACCAACTTTACAAGCTTATCGTGCGTTCTTTCCGCATAAATTTGCACAACTCTTCACCCTCTATCGTTAGTGTTAAATACAAATTCTTTACCCAGTTACCACAAATAACAATTTCTAGAACCGGATTGATTATATCGGGCGAAGGatgtaagaaaatgaaaaagaatgaGGAAGACGATGACGAATTGGAAGTTCCAGTGATGTGAAAAACTCAGGTGAAAAAGACGAGTTGAAAAAAAGATGTTTCGTATTTCTtttaatgatgatgaaatgAAATGTTACATCGAcgtaattttttaattgatgaaGTAGCAAGTAAGCCACCaaacaaacatgaaaattTGCCTAAATAAATTAGCcattaaacaaaactagaaGTCAGCCGCAACATGAATACTAttacagtaattaaaaaacaaaaaaaaaacgacaaGTTAATTCAGTCGTTTAATGTTGTAACTCAACCTACAATCTTTAACTCATCTGTATTGTTTAATAAGTCGGTCGTAATTGCTTGCTATTAAAGTAATTAATCTTTTGCTACTAAGTCAGCCGTAACTAGGCCGAGTTATCCGTTAATCCAGCTCATTACGGCTGATTTATGACACTCGAACATAAATCAGTTGTAAGGACATCCCATAACTAAGCCGTCTTTGATAACTCAGCCAGTCGAAAAAGTTAACTCAACCGTGTCAAGAGAATAACTCAGCCAAAGTTTTGACAATCAACCATTAGGTAAAAACTCAGTCGTAACTTAGGCTGGGTTATTCTTGAAATTCTCATAACTCAGACAAATCTCTTTAAGTCAGCCGTAATGTAGGTTGGATTATCTCATAACTCataaaaattttcattaagTCAACCGTAATTCTACGCTCAGTTATACTATAAGTTAGCTGTTTTCTCATAACTCAgccattttttcttaaatcagCCGCAACATATCGTAACTCAGCCGTCCCTGccattatattattttacgGCTGAGTTCATTAATACATGTCAGCGATTACTGACGTGGCGACGCGGTTTTGCTAACATGGcaatgaaactgaaaaatcGATTTGGGGATTTAGGGATTTGAAGATTTGGGGATTTTGAGATTTAGGGATTGAAAAATCGAATTGGGATTTTGTGGTTTGTGTTAAgc includes:
- the PAP26 gene encoding purple acid phosphatase 26 (purple acid phosphatase 26 (PAP26); FUNCTIONS IN: protein serine/threonine phosphatase activity, acid phosphatase activity; INVOLVED IN: phosphate ion homeostasis; LOCATED IN: vacuole, plant-type cell wall; EXPRESSED IN: 25 plant structures; EXPRESSED DURING: 16 growth stages; CONTAINS InterPro DOMAIN/s: Purple acid phosphatase, N-terminal (InterPro:IPR015914), Metallophosphoesterase (InterPro:IPR004843), Purple acid phosphatase-like, N-terminal (InterPro:IPR008963); BEST Arabidopsis thaliana protein match is: purple acid phosphatase 12 (TAIR:AT2G27190.1); Has 1843 Blast hits to 1825 proteins in 387 species: Archae - 3; Bacteria - 583; Metazoa - 186; Fungi - 81; Plants - 765; Viruses - 0; Other Eukaryotes - 225 (source: NCBI BLink).) — protein: MNHLVIISVFLSSVLLLYRGESGITSSFIRSEWPAVDIPLDHHVFKVPKGYNAPQQVHITQGDYDGKAVIISWVTPDEPGSSQVHYGAVQGKYEFVAQGTYHNYTFYKYKSGFIHHCLVSDLEHDTKYYYKIESGESSREFWFVTPPHVHPDASYKFGIIGDMGQTFNSLSTLEHYMESGAQAVLFLGDLSYADRYQYNDVGVRWDSWGRFVERSTAYQPWLWSAGNHEVDYMPYMGEVTPFRNYLQRYTTPYLASKSSSPLWYAVRRASAHIIVLSSYSPFVKYTPQWHWLSEELTRVDREKTPWLIVLMHVPIYNSNEAHFMEGESMRAAFEEWFVQHKVDVIFAGHVHAYERSYRISNVRYNVSSGDRYPVPDKSAPVYITVGDGGNQEGLAGRFTEPQPDYSAFREASYGHSTLDIKNRTHAIYHWNRNDDGKKVATDEFVLHNQYWGKNIRRRKLKKHYIRSVVGGWIAT